Proteins found in one Populus alba chromosome 14, ASM523922v2, whole genome shotgun sequence genomic segment:
- the LOC118041715 gene encoding tRNA (carboxymethyluridine(34)-5-O)-methyltransferase yields MVFCFLRSYRFTEATWEAFSLPNFVFRGVCHPGIFKPMRGIKVKGSSSVRTLVSDGESHVQPMPLVEEETGSSSSVQSTPEIEKNYVHRVYDAIAPHFSSTRFAKWPKVATFLNSLPSGSLVLDAGCGNGKYLGFNPDCTFVGCDISGPLIKICADRGHEVLVADAVNLPYRTGFGDAAISIAVLHHLSTENRRKRAIDELVRAVKKGGLILITVWAVEQEDRSLVTKWTPLNQKYVDEWIGPGSPRIRSPSSITLESIPETENNSKEHEKDTESLNHKFKGTVPSTSKDVRSVQNQQEYVDEWIGPGSPRIRSPSSITLESIPETENNSKEHEKDTESLNHELKGTMPSTSKDDSSVQNQQEYFVPWHLPYHRAEVSGASACALENGLAKKDDKKGAVVYNRYYHVFSEGELERLVSGMNNAVVVDRFFDKSNWCIILQKTL; encoded by the exons ATGGTCTTTTGCTTTCTGAGATCATATAGATTCACTGAAGCAACCTGGGAGGCGTTCAGTTTACCCAATTTTGTATTTCGTGGGGTCTGCCATCCTGGAATTTTTAAACCCATGAGAGGAATCAAAGTAAAGGGCTCGTCTAGTGTGCGTACTCTTGTATCTGATGGAGAATCTCATGTTCAACCCATGCCATTAGTTGAAGAAGAGACAGGTTCATCGTCAAGTGTACAGTCCACCCCtgaaatagaaaagaattaTGTGCATCGTGTTTATGATGCCATTGCACCTCATTTTAGTTCCACCAGGTTTGCCAAGTGGCCAAAAGTTGCAACCTTTCTAAACTCCTTGCCCTCAGGATCTCTTGTATTGGATGCAGGATGTGGAAATGGGAAGTACTTGGGGTTTAATCCGGATTGCACTTTTGTAGGATGTGATATAAGTGGACCACTTATCAAAATTTGTGCAGACAGAGGTCATGAAGTTCTTGTTGCAGATGCAGTAAATCTTCCTTACCGAACTGGTTTTGGTGACGCGGCAATATCTATAGCAGTGTTACATCACCTGAGTACGGAGAACAGGAGGAAGAGGGCAATAGATGAATTAGTCCGAGCTGTCAAAAAGGGTGGTCTGATTCTAATAACTGTGTGGGCTGTAGAACAGGAGGATCGATCATTGGTTACAAAATGGACTCCGCTTAACCAAAAGTACGTTGATGAGTGGATAGGACCAGGCAGTCCTCGTATTCGGAGCCCTTCATCCATCACACTAGAAAGCATCCCTGAAACCGAGAATAATTCAAAGGAGCATGAAAAAGATACCGAGAGTCTAAACCACAAGTTCAAGGGAACTGTGCCTTCGACATCTAAAGATGTTAGAAGTGTACAAAATCAACAGGAGTATGTTGATGAGTGGATAGGACCAGGTAGTCCTCGTATTCGAAGCCCTTCATCTATCACACTAGAAAGCATCCCTGAAACCGAGAATAATTCGAAGGAGCATGAAAAAGATACCGAGAGTCTAAACCATGAGTTAAAGGGAACTATGCCTTCAACGTCTAAAGATGATAGCAGTGTACAAAATCAACAGGAGTATTTTGTGCCTTGGCACTTACCTTACCACCGTGCTGAGGTCAGTGGTGCATCTGCATGTGCTCTTGAAAATGGCTTGGCAAAGAAGGATGATAAAAAAGGTGCTGTGGTATATAACAGGTACTACCATGTCTTCAGTGAAGGTGAACTTGAAAG GTTGGTTTCTGGAATGAACAATGCAGTAGTAGTTGATCGATTTTTTGACAAGTCAAACTGGTGTATCATTCTTCAGAAAACTTTATGA